One window of Uloborus diversus isolate 005 chromosome 3, Udiv.v.3.1, whole genome shotgun sequence genomic DNA carries:
- the LOC129218963 gene encoding uncharacterized protein LOC129218963, producing MDKKMSIKENDKNGVEANGHVKNSSNMQKESKQALPQRKVYTHRNSVLTDLMEVNHLQTVYNISVAVCTLLLINAAIYYLSEPEMFWKDTLIMRWAVSKLDLFVGIWILLQLFAYFIYAGFTLWLHLRNRIFTKAR from the exons atggacaaaaaaatgtcaataaaagaGAATGACAAAAATGGTGTGGAAGCGAATGGTCATGTAAAGAATTCATCAAATATGCA gAAAGAATCAAAGCAAGCCCTTCCACAAAGAAAAGTATATACACATCGAAATTCTGTTCTCac AGATCTGATGGAAGTCAATCATCTACAAACAGTATACAACATCAGCGTCGCCGTCTGTACATTGCTGCTCATCAATGCTGCTATTTATTACTTGAGCGAGCctgaaat GTTTTGGAAAGACACACTGATAATGAGGTGGGCCGTTTCGAAGTTAGATCTGTTTGTGGGAATATGGATTTTGCTACAGCTCTTCGCTTACTTCATTTACGCCGGTTTCACTCTATGGCTACATTTAAGAAACCGGATATTTACAAAGGCAAGGTGA